Proteins encoded by one window of Superficieibacter sp. HKU1:
- the xthA gene encoding exodeoxyribonuclease III — translation MKFVSFNINGLRARPHQLAAIIEKHQPDVIGLQETKVHDDMFPLEEVAKLGYNVFYHGQKGHYGVALLTKETPVSVRRGFPNDDEEAQRRIIIAEVPSPLGNVTVINGYFPQGESRDHPLKFPAKAQFYQNLQHLLENELKKEEPVLIMGDMNISPTDLDIGIGEDSRKRWLRTGKCSFLPEEREWMQRLLGWGLVDTFRQANPETTDQYSWFDYRSKGFDDNRGLRIDLLLASTPLAERCVETGIDYEIRSMEKPSDHAPVWATFKV, via the coding sequence ATGAAATTTGTCTCTTTTAATATCAACGGCCTGCGCGCCCGCCCTCACCAGCTTGCCGCGATTATCGAAAAGCATCAGCCTGATGTGATTGGCCTGCAGGAAACCAAGGTCCATGATGATATGTTTCCCCTCGAAGAGGTGGCGAAGCTGGGCTACAACGTGTTTTATCACGGGCAGAAAGGACATTACGGCGTCGCGTTACTGACCAAAGAGACACCGGTCTCGGTACGTCGCGGCTTCCCGAATGACGATGAAGAGGCCCAGCGCCGGATCATCATTGCTGAAGTCCCTTCACCGCTGGGCAACGTGACGGTGATTAACGGCTATTTTCCCCAGGGAGAAAGTCGCGATCATCCGCTTAAATTCCCCGCCAAAGCGCAGTTCTATCAGAACCTGCAACATCTGCTGGAGAACGAACTGAAGAAGGAGGAACCGGTGCTGATTATGGGGGATATGAATATCAGCCCCACCGATCTGGATATCGGCATTGGCGAAGACAGCCGCAAACGCTGGCTACGCACCGGCAAATGCTCGTTCCTGCCGGAAGAGCGCGAGTGGATGCAGCGCCTGCTGGGCTGGGGTCTGGTCGATACTTTCCGTCAGGCGAACCCGGAAACGACCGATCAATACTCCTGGTTTGATTATCGCTCAAAAGGCTTTGATGATAATCGCGGCCTGCGCATTGATTTGCTGCTGGCAAGCACCCCGCTGGCCGAGCGCTGCGTGGAGACGGGCATTGATTATGAGATCCGCAGCATGGAAAAACCCTCAGATCATGCGCCGGTATGGGCAACGTTTAAGGTCTAA
- a CDS encoding aspartate aminotransferase family protein, translating to MSQSITRNNFDEWMMPVYAPASFIPVRGEGSRLWDQQGKDYIDFAGGIAVNALGHAHPALNQALKAQADKFWHTGNGYTNEPVLRLAKRLIDATFADRVFFCNSGAEANEAALKLARKYAHDRVGPHKSGIVAFNNAFHGRTLFTVSAGGQPAYSRDFAPLPPDIRHAVFNDLASALELINDDTCAVIVEPIQGEGGVVPAEPAFLRGLRELCDRHHALLIFDEVQSGVGRTGELYAYMHYGVTPDLLTTAKALGGGFPIGALLTTEACASVMTVGTHGTTYGGNPLASAVAGEVLSQINREEVLNGVKQRHQWFSERLQAISQKSGLFKQIRGLGLLIGCVLDERYAGRAKELSNLAADEGVMVLIAGGNVVRFAPALIINEEEIATGLDRFARACERFVSGGSS from the coding sequence ATGTCGCAGTCAATAACGCGTAATAATTTTGATGAATGGATGATGCCTGTCTACGCACCGGCGTCTTTTATTCCGGTACGCGGCGAAGGCTCCCGCCTGTGGGATCAGCAGGGTAAGGACTATATCGATTTTGCGGGCGGCATCGCGGTCAACGCGCTGGGACATGCGCATCCGGCACTGAATCAGGCGCTGAAAGCGCAGGCGGATAAGTTCTGGCATACCGGTAACGGCTATACCAACGAACCCGTCCTCCGGCTGGCGAAACGCCTGATTGACGCCACTTTTGCCGATCGTGTTTTCTTCTGTAACTCCGGGGCGGAAGCGAATGAGGCGGCGCTCAAGCTGGCGCGTAAATACGCTCACGATCGTGTTGGGCCGCACAAAAGCGGCATAGTAGCGTTTAATAATGCGTTTCACGGTCGCACCCTGTTCACGGTCTCCGCCGGCGGACAGCCTGCCTATTCACGGGATTTTGCGCCATTACCTCCGGACATCCGCCATGCGGTATTTAACGATCTGGCGTCGGCCCTTGAGCTTATCAACGACGATACCTGCGCGGTGATCGTCGAGCCGATTCAGGGCGAGGGCGGCGTAGTGCCTGCCGAACCGGCTTTTCTGCGCGGCCTGCGGGAATTGTGCGATCGCCATCATGCGCTGCTGATTTTTGATGAAGTCCAGTCTGGCGTAGGACGTACCGGGGAACTGTATGCCTACATGCATTATGGCGTTACGCCTGATTTACTGACCACCGCCAAGGCGCTGGGCGGCGGCTTTCCGATTGGTGCGCTGCTGACGACCGAGGCCTGCGCCAGCGTCATGACCGTCGGCACTCATGGCACCACCTACGGCGGTAATCCGCTGGCCAGCGCGGTTGCCGGAGAAGTCCTGTCCCAGATTAACCGTGAAGAGGTGCTGAACGGCGTGAAGCAGCGTCACCAGTGGTTCAGCGAACGGCTACAGGCCATCAGTCAAAAATCGGGACTCTTTAAACAGATCCGCGGCCTTGGCCTGCTGATCGGCTGCGTACTTGATGAACGTTACGCCGGACGAGCCAAAGAATTGAGCAACCTGGCGGCTGACGAAGGGGTGATGGTGCTGATTGCCGGGGGCAACGTGGTGCGCTTCGCGCCGGCGCTGATCATCAATGAAGAAGAGATTGCCACCGGTCTGGACCGCTTTGCCCGCGCCTGTGAACGTTTTGTGTCTGGAGGTTCATCATGA
- the astA gene encoding arginine N-succinyltransferase: MMIIRPVTHDDLPALVALAGKTGGGLTSLPVDEATLSARIERSLHTWQGTIERGEQGYVFVLEDTDSGDVAGICAIEVAVGLNDPWYNYRVGTLVHASKELNVYNALPALFLSNDHTGSSELCTLFLDPDWRKDGNGYLLSKSRFLFMAAFRDHFNEKVVAEMRGVIDDNGYSPFWEGLGKRFFSMEFARADYLCGTGQKAFIAELMPRHPIYTDFLPAEARAVIGEVHPQTAPARAVLEKEGFRYREYIDIFDGGPTLECDIDRVRAIRKSRLVEVAEGQPAADEQPVCLVANEQYHHFRAMLIKADPQSDRLILTAAQMDALKCHAGDRVRVVRLCAEEKKQ, from the coding sequence ATGATGATCATTCGTCCGGTTACCCATGACGACCTGCCCGCGCTGGTGGCGCTGGCCGGTAAAACAGGCGGCGGCCTAACCTCGCTTCCTGTCGATGAAGCGACGCTTTCAGCGCGTATTGAACGCTCACTACACACCTGGCAAGGCACCATTGAGCGTGGCGAGCAGGGGTACGTTTTTGTGCTGGAAGACACTGACAGCGGCGACGTTGCCGGAATTTGTGCCATTGAAGTCGCGGTTGGCTTAAACGATCCCTGGTATAACTATCGTGTAGGTACTCTCGTTCATGCTTCCAAAGAGCTGAACGTATATAACGCACTTCCGGCGCTCTTTTTAAGTAATGATCACACCGGCAGCAGCGAATTATGCACCCTGTTTCTCGACCCCGACTGGCGTAAAGACGGTAACGGCTACCTGCTGTCAAAATCCCGCTTTCTGTTTATGGCGGCGTTTCGCGACCATTTCAATGAAAAAGTGGTCGCTGAAATGCGCGGCGTGATCGACGACAACGGCTATTCCCCGTTCTGGGAAGGCCTCGGCAAGCGTTTTTTCTCAATGGAGTTTGCGAGGGCGGACTACCTGTGCGGCACCGGGCAAAAAGCCTTTATTGCTGAATTGATGCCCAGGCATCCTATCTATACCGATTTTCTGCCAGCGGAAGCGCGGGCCGTGATTGGCGAAGTGCATCCACAAACTGCCCCGGCCCGCGCGGTACTGGAAAAAGAGGGCTTTCGCTACCGGGAGTACATCGACATCTTTGACGGTGGCCCGACGCTGGAATGCGATATCGACCGCGTGCGCGCCATTCGCAAAAGTCGACTGGTAGAGGTGGCAGAAGGTCAGCCCGCCGCGGACGAGCAGCCGGTGTGCCTGGTCGCGAACGAACAATATCATCACTTTCGTGCCATGTTGATCAAGGCCGACCCGCAGAGCGATCGGCTGATCCTGACGGCGGCACAGATGGACGCCCTGAAATGTCATGCGGGTGATCGTGTCCGGGTAGTGCGTCTGTGCGCTGAGGAGAAAAAACAATGA
- the astD gene encoding succinylglutamate-semialdehyde dehydrogenase, whose amino-acid sequence MSQWINGDWVTGRGERRVKSNPVSGEVVWQGYDADAEQVREAGDAARAAFAGWARQSFSARQAIVEQFASLLESHKQAMTETIARETGKPRWEAATEVAAMINKIAISVKSYHVRTGEQRTDLPDGEATLRHRPHGVLAVFGPYNFPGHLPNGHIVPALLAGNTVIFKPSELTPASGEAVVKLWEAAGLPPGVLNLLQGGRETGAALSQLPAIDGLLFTGSSTTGAQLHQQLAGQPQKILALEMGGNNPLIVDEPADIDAAVHLTIQSAFITAGQRCTCARRLLVKRGEQGDRFLTRLVDVARRLTPGAWNAEPPPFMGGLISEQAAQHVVQAWKQHIGNGGVALLEPRLLQPGTSLLTPGIVDVTDVAGTPDEEVFGPLLCVWRYDEFDDAIRLANATRYGLASGLISGDREKFEQLLLEARAGIVNWNKPLTGAASTAPFGGVGASGNHRPGAWYAADYCAWPMASLESSALTLPATLSPGLNFDREEQS is encoded by the coding sequence ATGAGCCAGTGGATCAACGGTGACTGGGTAACGGGTCGCGGCGAGCGCCGCGTTAAATCCAATCCGGTATCAGGCGAGGTAGTGTGGCAGGGTTATGATGCCGATGCAGAACAGGTCCGCGAGGCGGGGGACGCGGCGCGCGCGGCGTTTGCTGGCTGGGCCAGGCAATCATTCAGCGCCCGCCAGGCGATCGTTGAACAATTTGCCTCGCTGCTGGAAAGTCATAAACAGGCTATGACCGAAACCATCGCCAGAGAAACCGGAAAGCCGCGCTGGGAGGCGGCGACCGAGGTGGCGGCGATGATCAATAAGATTGCGATCTCGGTAAAATCCTATCATGTCCGCACCGGCGAACAGCGTACCGATCTGCCAGACGGCGAGGCCACGTTACGCCACCGTCCGCACGGCGTGCTGGCGGTTTTTGGTCCCTATAACTTTCCGGGGCATCTGCCGAACGGCCATATCGTGCCCGCGCTGCTGGCTGGCAATACGGTGATTTTTAAACCCAGCGAGTTGACGCCCGCCAGCGGCGAGGCGGTAGTTAAGTTGTGGGAAGCGGCCGGTTTACCTCCCGGCGTGCTGAATCTGCTACAGGGGGGCAGGGAAACCGGCGCCGCGTTAAGTCAGCTTCCTGCCATCGACGGCCTGTTATTCACCGGCAGTTCCACCACCGGCGCGCAGTTGCATCAGCAGCTGGCCGGGCAGCCGCAGAAAATTCTTGCCCTCGAAATGGGCGGTAATAACCCGCTCATCGTTGATGAGCCTGCGGATATTGACGCCGCAGTGCATCTTACCATTCAGTCTGCGTTTATTACCGCCGGGCAGCGCTGCACCTGCGCACGACGGCTACTGGTGAAGCGGGGGGAGCAGGGCGATCGTTTTCTGACCCGGCTGGTGGACGTTGCCCGTCGACTGACACCCGGCGCATGGAATGCTGAGCCGCCGCCGTTCATGGGCGGGTTGATTTCAGAGCAGGCCGCGCAGCACGTTGTTCAGGCGTGGAAGCAGCACATAGGCAACGGCGGCGTGGCGTTGCTGGAACCGCGCTTGCTTCAGCCGGGCACCTCGCTACTGACGCCGGGGATTGTTGATGTTACCGACGTGGCCGGGACGCCGGATGAAGAGGTCTTTGGCCCGTTACTGTGCGTCTGGCGTTATGACGAATTTGATGACGCCATCCGCCTGGCGAATGCCACACGCTACGGGCTGGCAAGCGGGTTGATCTCCGGCGATCGGGAGAAGTTTGAGCAGCTGCTGCTGGAAGCGCGAGCGGGGATCGTCAACTGGAATAAACCGTTGACCGGCGCAGCCAGCACCGCACCCTTCGGCGGCGTCGGCGCGTCCGGCAACCACCGGCCCGGGGCGTGGTACGCCGCCGATTACTGCGCGTGGCCAATGGCAAGTCTGGAATCTTCTGCGTTAACCCTGCCAGCCACCCTCAGTCCGGGACTGAATTTTGACCGCGAGGAACAGTCATGA
- the astB gene encoding N-succinylarginine dihydrolase, producing MNAREVNFDGLVGPTHHYAGLSFGNQASTKHRLQLSNPKLAAKQGLLKMKALADAGFMQAVIPPQERPNIALLRQLGFSGGDEKIMQTVAAQAPWMLSSVSSASSMWVANAATVCPSADALDGKVHLTVANLNNKFHRASEAPTTEALLRAIFPDTSRFAIHSALPQVALFGDEGAANHNRLGGEYGKPGIQLFVYGREEGGAARPERYPARQTLEASQAVARLNQVNPEQLIFARQNPAVIDQGVFHNDVIAVSNRQVLFCHEEAFADQPALMATLRQRIPGFMPLQVPSSEVSVDEAVATYLFNSQLLSKDDGSMLLVLPQESQQHPRVWRYLTRLLEEDNPISELKVFDLRESMANGGGPACLRLRVVLTHEERQKVNPAVMMNDELFNCLNGWVDRYYRDRLVQTDLADPQLLREGREALDNLTQILHLGSVYPFQR from the coding sequence ATGAACGCCAGGGAAGTGAATTTTGACGGGCTGGTGGGCCCCACTCACCACTATGCGGGCCTTTCGTTTGGGAATCAGGCGTCGACAAAACATCGTCTGCAACTGTCGAATCCTAAGCTGGCGGCAAAGCAGGGCTTATTAAAGATGAAGGCGCTGGCCGACGCCGGGTTTATGCAGGCGGTGATCCCGCCGCAGGAAAGGCCGAATATTGCGCTGTTGCGGCAGCTGGGGTTTAGCGGTGGTGATGAAAAAATTATGCAAACCGTCGCCGCGCAGGCCCCTTGGATGCTGTCGTCGGTGAGTTCTGCCTCGTCAATGTGGGTGGCGAATGCCGCCACGGTGTGTCCTTCTGCGGATGCGCTGGACGGCAAAGTTCACCTGACGGTAGCTAACCTCAATAACAAATTCCACCGCGCCAGCGAAGCGCCCACCACCGAAGCGTTACTGCGCGCCATTTTTCCCGATACTTCCCGGTTCGCGATCCATTCAGCCCTGCCGCAGGTGGCACTGTTTGGCGATGAAGGCGCGGCAAACCACAACCGTCTCGGCGGGGAGTATGGAAAGCCCGGCATCCAGCTTTTCGTCTACGGGCGTGAAGAGGGCGGCGCGGCGCGACCGGAACGTTACCCGGCGCGCCAGACGCTGGAGGCCAGTCAGGCGGTGGCGCGGCTGAATCAGGTCAACCCGGAGCAGCTTATTTTCGCCCGGCAAAACCCGGCGGTCATCGACCAGGGCGTGTTTCATAATGACGTGATCGCCGTGAGCAACCGCCAGGTGCTGTTCTGTCATGAGGAGGCGTTTGCCGATCAGCCTGCGCTAATGGCCACGCTGCGCCAGCGCATTCCCGGTTTTATGCCGCTTCAGGTGCCGTCCAGTGAAGTCAGCGTCGATGAAGCTGTCGCCACCTATCTTTTTAACAGCCAGCTTTTGAGCAAAGACGATGGCTCAATGCTGCTGGTGCTGCCGCAGGAGTCGCAGCAGCATCCGCGCGTCTGGCGTTATCTGACCCGGCTGCTGGAAGAAGACAATCCTATCAGCGAGCTGAAGGTCTTTGATTTGCGTGAAAGCATGGCGAACGGCGGCGGCCCGGCCTGTCTGCGTCTGCGGGTGGTTCTGACGCATGAAGAACGTCAAAAAGTAAATCCGGCCGTTATGATGAATGATGAACTGTTCAACTGCTTAAACGGCTGGGTAGATCGCTATTACCGCGACCGGCTGGTGCAGACCGATCTGGCCGATCCGCAATTGCTGCGCGAGGGGCGTGAGGCGCTGGACAATCTGACGCAAATTCTCCATCTCGGATCTGTCTATCCCTTCCAGCGCTAA
- the astE gene encoding succinylglutamate desuccinylase: protein MKHFLASTLSATAPLATRGETPWFRWRWLGEGILELSPHQPVARALVLSAGIHGNETAPVEMVDHLLTALMAGEIPLRWRLLVIFGNPAALRTGKRYLQADLNRMFGGRWRQFPQCDETARAALLEETVSRFFLEDERAQCWHLDMHTAIRGSHHLRFGVLPARSAPWDASFLQWLGAAGLEALVFHQHPGGTFSHFSGERFSALACTLELGKALPFGDNNLSLFATTARALASLLAGEPTATCYTAPLRYQVIQQLTRHDSRFTLYMSAETRNFTSFAPGTLLAEEGDRCWRTGDETEYVLFPNPDVAPGLRAGLMLKRLP, encoded by the coding sequence ATGAAGCATTTTTTAGCATCAACGCTGTCGGCTACGGCGCCACTGGCGACGCGGGGAGAAACACCCTGGTTCCGCTGGCGCTGGTTGGGTGAGGGCATACTGGAGCTGTCGCCGCATCAGCCGGTAGCACGGGCGCTGGTTCTCTCAGCCGGAATTCACGGAAACGAAACCGCGCCGGTCGAAATGGTCGATCACCTCCTTACAGCATTAATGGCAGGAGAGATCCCGCTGCGCTGGCGGCTACTGGTGATCTTCGGCAATCCTGCCGCGCTACGGACTGGTAAACGCTACCTGCAGGCCGATCTCAACCGGATGTTTGGCGGACGCTGGCGGCAATTTCCGCAGTGCGATGAAACTGCGCGTGCCGCGCTGCTGGAAGAGACGGTCAGCCGCTTCTTCCTGGAGGATGAACGAGCGCAGTGCTGGCATCTGGATATGCATACCGCTATCCGCGGTTCGCACCACCTGCGTTTTGGCGTGTTGCCCGCCAGATCCGCACCCTGGGATGCGTCATTTCTACAGTGGCTGGGCGCGGCCGGACTGGAGGCGCTGGTTTTTCATCAGCATCCGGGGGGGACTTTCAGCCATTTCAGCGGCGAACGCTTTTCGGCACTGGCCTGTACGCTGGAACTGGGTAAAGCGTTGCCCTTTGGTGACAATAATCTGTCGCTTTTCGCCACCACGGCGCGGGCACTCGCCAGTTTGCTCGCCGGAGAGCCGACGGCCACCTGCTACACAGCGCCGCTACGCTATCAGGTGATACAGCAGCTGACCCGGCACGACAGCCGTTTTACCTTATACATGTCAGCCGAAACGCGTAATTTCACTTCTTTTGCCCCCGGCACGCTGCTGGCGGAAGAGGGGGATCGCTGTTGGCGGACAGGCGATGAGACCGAATACGTTCTTTTCCCGAACCCTGATGTCGCGCCGGGCCTGCGCGCGGGTTTAATGTTAAAGCGTCTGCCCTGA
- the spy gene encoding ATP-independent periplasmic protein-refolding chaperone Spy → MRKLTALFVASTLAFGAANLAHAADTTAAATTAKTAPQHKGPMGPHHDMMFKDLNLTDAQKQQVRDIMKAQRSEMKRPSVEEMRANHDLIASDTFDKAKAEAQIDKMAAQHKSQMLARMEAQNKIYNILTPEQKKQFNANFEKRLTEHHARDGKMAPPAE, encoded by the coding sequence ATGCGTAAATTAACTGCTCTGTTTGTTGCCTCCACCCTGGCATTTGGCGCGGCTAACCTGGCTCATGCCGCTGACACGACGGCTGCTGCGACTACCGCGAAAACAGCGCCGCAGCATAAAGGTCCGATGGGCCCGCATCATGACATGATGTTTAAAGATCTGAATCTGACCGACGCGCAGAAACAACAGGTTCGCGACATCATGAAAGCCCAGCGTAGCGAAATGAAGCGCCCGTCAGTTGAAGAGATGCGTGCAAACCACGATCTGATTGCCAGCGATACCTTTGATAAAGCGAAAGCTGAAGCGCAGATCGACAAAATGGCGGCGCAGCACAAATCGCAGATGCTGGCCCGAATGGAAGCACAGAACAAGATTTACAACATTCTGACCCCGGAACAGAAAAAACAGTTTAATGCCAATTTTGAGAAGCGTCTGACAGAACATCATGCGCGAGACGGTAAAATGGCCCCGCCAGCTGAATAA
- the ves gene encoding environmental stress-induced protein Ves — translation MDYFDMRKMAVNLWRNGAGETRELCSFPPATRDFNWRASIASIAANGEFAVIPGTDRVITLLEGGEMTLDGGKAFRHTLRQFQPFRFSGEHKVRAQLTEGHMSMDFNVITRRDRCQAKVRVADRTFTTFNSRGGVVFVLNGAWQLGDKLLTAEQGAYWQDGCHTLRLLKSEGQLLFSEITWLPGH, via the coding sequence ATGGATTATTTTGATATGCGCAAAATGGCGGTCAATTTATGGCGTAACGGGGCAGGCGAGACGCGGGAACTGTGCTCTTTCCCTCCGGCCACCCGCGACTTCAACTGGCGGGCCAGTATCGCCTCTATTGCGGCGAATGGCGAATTTGCGGTTATTCCAGGAACGGATCGGGTGATTACGTTGCTTGAGGGTGGGGAAATGACGCTTGACGGCGGAAAGGCGTTCCGCCATACGCTGCGACAATTTCAGCCCTTCCGGTTTTCCGGCGAGCACAAGGTACGGGCGCAGCTTACCGAAGGGCATATGTCGATGGACTTCAACGTCATTACCCGTCGCGATCGTTGTCAGGCAAAAGTACGGGTAGCCGACCGCACCTTTACCACCTTTAATTCGCGTGGCGGGGTCGTTTTTGTCTTAAACGGTGCATGGCAGCTCGGTGATAAATTGCTCACCGCCGAACAGGGCGCGTACTGGCAGGACGGGTGTCATACCCTGCGCTTACTCAAAAGCGAAGGTCAGCTTCTGTTCAGCGAGATCACCTGGTTACCAGGACATTAA
- the cho gene encoding excinuclease Cho encodes MARRPSAPRLDFEAAAIYEYPEHLRPWLEALPKLPGVYFFHGESDAMPLYIGKSINIRSRVLSHLRTPAEAAMLRQSRRITWVRTAGEVGALLLEAQLIKEQQPLFNKRLRRNRQLCSLLMVDGKPQIVYAREVDFSHQPGLFGLFANRRTALGALQSIADEHKLCYGLLGLESVTRGRGCFRSALHRCAGACCGKESIEEHNQRLYDALARLQIVCWPWQGPVAMKESGPDMTQYHIIDNWLWLGSVNSPDEASSLVRTPAGFDQDGYKILCKPLIAGNFEISELMSW; translated from the coding sequence GTGGCCAGGCGTCCCTCAGCCCCCCGCCTCGATTTCGAAGCGGCGGCAATTTATGAATATCCCGAGCATTTACGTCCCTGGCTTGAGGCTCTGCCCAAATTGCCCGGCGTTTATTTTTTTCATGGCGAAAGCGATGCAATGCCGCTTTACATCGGTAAAAGCATCAACATTCGCAGCCGCGTGCTCTCGCATTTACGCACGCCTGCTGAAGCCGCGATGCTGCGCCAGTCCCGCAGGATCACCTGGGTGCGTACCGCAGGTGAAGTCGGCGCGTTATTGCTGGAGGCACAGCTGATTAAAGAGCAGCAACCGCTGTTTAATAAACGTCTGCGGCGCAATCGCCAGCTCTGTTCATTACTGATGGTGGACGGAAAACCGCAAATCGTTTATGCCCGTGAAGTCGATTTTTCCCACCAGCCGGGGCTGTTTGGTTTGTTTGCCAATCGACGTACGGCGCTTGGCGCGCTGCAAAGCATCGCCGATGAACACAAGTTATGTTACGGGCTGCTCGGGCTGGAATCCGTGACCCGCGGGCGGGGCTGCTTCCGGTCTGCCCTGCACCGCTGCGCGGGAGCCTGCTGTGGGAAAGAAAGCATCGAAGAACATAATCAGCGGCTGTATGACGCTCTGGCGCGGCTGCAGATCGTTTGCTGGCCGTGGCAGGGCCCGGTAGCAATGAAAGAAAGCGGCCCGGATATGACCCAGTATCATATTATCGATAACTGGCTGTGGCTGGGATCGGTAAACAGTCCGGACGAGGCGTCGTCATTAGTACGCACACCTGCCGGGTTCGATCAGGACGGCTATAAGATCCTCTGCAAGCCGTTGATCGCGGGAAATTTCGAAATCAGCGAATTAATGTCCTGGTAA
- the nadE gene encoding ammonia-dependent NAD(+) synthetase, producing MALQQEIIRALGAKPQIDAEEEIRRSVDFLKSYLTTYPFIKSLVLGISGGQDSTLAGKLCQTAINELRAEGGNEDLQFIAVRLPYGVQADEQDCQDAIAFIQPDRVLTVNIKGAVLASEQALRDAGIELSDFVRGNEKARERMKAQYSIAGMTKGVVVGTDHAAEALTGFFTKYGDGGTDINPLFRLNKRQGKQLLAQLGCPEHLYKKLPTADLEDDRPSLPDEAALGVTYEDIDNYLEGKPVDEGTARIIEGWYLKTEHKRRPPITVFDDFWKK from the coding sequence ATGGCTCTGCAACAAGAAATTATTCGTGCGCTTGGCGCTAAACCACAGATCGATGCGGAAGAAGAGATTCGCCGCAGCGTGGACTTTCTCAAATCCTACCTGACCACCTATCCGTTTATCAAATCCCTGGTCCTGGGGATCAGCGGCGGGCAGGATTCCACCCTTGCCGGGAAGCTGTGTCAGACAGCAATTAATGAATTGCGAGCCGAAGGGGGCAACGAGGATCTGCAATTTATCGCGGTACGCCTGCCCTACGGCGTGCAGGCAGACGAACAGGACTGCCAGGACGCTATAGCGTTTATCCAGCCCGATCGCGTGCTGACGGTTAATATCAAAGGTGCAGTATTAGCCAGCGAGCAGGCACTGCGCGACGCAGGCATCGAATTGAGCGATTTTGTCCGCGGCAACGAAAAAGCCCGCGAGCGGATGAAAGCCCAGTACAGTATTGCTGGCATGACCAAAGGTGTGGTTGTAGGTACCGACCATGCCGCTGAGGCGCTGACCGGGTTCTTCACCAAATATGGCGATGGTGGTACGGATATCAATCCGCTGTTCCGTTTAAATAAACGTCAGGGTAAACAGCTACTGGCGCAGCTTGGCTGCCCGGAACATCTGTATAAGAAACTGCCTACGGCAGATCTGGAAGATGACCGTCCTTCGCTGCCTGACGAAGCGGCGCTCGGCGTGACCTATGAAGATATTGATAATTATCTCGAAGGCAAACCGGTTGATGAAGGCACCGCCCGCATTATTGAGGGCTGGTATCTGAAAACCGAACACAAACGTCGCCCGCCAATCACCGTATTCGACGATTTCTGGAAGAAATAA
- the osmE gene encoding osmotically-inducible lipoprotein OsmE, protein MNKNVAGILSAAAVLTMLAGCTAYDRTKDQFTQPVVKDIKKGMTRQQVQQIAGRPSSEVSMVHARGTCQTYILGQRDGKTETYFVALDDTGRVLNSGYQTCAEYDTDPQAPKQ, encoded by the coding sequence ATGAACAAGAATGTAGCAGGAATTTTAAGTGCAGCGGCAGTACTGACTATGTTGGCTGGTTGTACGGCCTACGATCGTACTAAAGACCAATTTACACAGCCAGTCGTGAAAGATATTAAGAAAGGGATGACGCGTCAGCAGGTACAGCAGATCGCCGGACGTCCTTCTTCTGAAGTGTCAATGGTCCATGCTCGCGGTACGTGCCAGACCTATATTCTGGGTCAACGCGACGGTAAAACAGAAACCTATTTCGTAGCGCTGGATGATACCGGTCGCGTACTCAACTCTGGTTACCAGACCTGTGCCGAGTACGACACCGATCCGCAGGCTCCGAAGCAGTAA
- a CDS encoding PTS sugar transporter subunit IIB, translated as MKKKKIYLFCSAGMSTSLLVSKMRAQAEKYEVPVIIDAFPESLVAEKGPEADVILIGPQISYLLPDIKTAVPNKPVEVIDSILYGKVDGLGVLKSAVTAIKKAAVH; from the coding sequence ATGAAGAAGAAAAAAATCTATTTGTTTTGTTCCGCAGGGATGTCCACTTCTCTGTTAGTATCAAAAATGCGCGCCCAGGCAGAAAAATATGAAGTACCAGTTATCATCGACGCATTCCCCGAATCGCTGGTTGCAGAAAAAGGCCCTGAAGCGGATGTTATTCTCATTGGTCCGCAAATTTCTTATCTGCTGCCAGATATTAAAACTGCCGTTCCCAACAAGCCTGTTGAAGTGATTGATTCCATTTTGTACGGAAAAGTCGATGGATTAGGTGTATTAAAATCCGCCGTCACAGCCATTAAAAAAGCAGCAGTACATTAA